In Marasmius oreades isolate 03SP1 chromosome 3, whole genome shotgun sequence, a single window of DNA contains:
- a CDS encoding uncharacterized protein (antiSMASH:Cluster_3.4) — protein sequence MDDEVVMPLTKNFRDYKTGFPSNVATSGEYALNQSSPDGAILDGRFNPKYPVETSAPPIELYHPAFAQFAALIRDPTFQVPDDDDILSNTAALIRSCSQIETYEGPGNTNTCLILGRILHLPLDQFENDDRTATDCMALYETPLDSVAAACVIAEIKGELGSTGADPSVQASFSFARFYCQPQRDPITDHSNCPTFILGIAGPWLVIMGGILTTRPIIQRLSDYMWLGNSRVLDEDQVRRVARNLYALRRATNALEEYWDSFVRPCHVKGCEHPRFFPSFDSFTDIHTHTHETVKFAYVKALEEGPSCVTFLAKKLLADNNLDSGDGDDRSSHIVIKFVRRYNKEAHVMMSQRGFAPKLLGYRPLGEENPGYGDLVLLAMEYVKGETLSDRYWGDVIPAQVRQGVKEAIQVLNDAGYIFADLRRPNLIFRECDGKVQLIDFDWVCRVGEGMRYPFHLSYDHRTRSGARDNDVITLEHQETMLEEL from the exons ATGGATGACGAGGTTGTTATGCCATTAACAAAAA ATTTCAGGGATTACAAAACTGGTTTTCCCTCCAACGTCGCGACGTCAGGTGAATATGCTTTGAATCAGTCTTCCCCTGACGGTGCCATCCTAGATGGACGTTTCAACCCCAAATATCCGGTCGAGACGAGCGCCCCTCCCATCGAGCTCTATCATCCCGCGTTTGCCCAGTTCGCTGCTCTCATCCGGGACCCAACCTTCCAGGTTCCtgacgacgatgacatcCTCAGTAACACGGCGGCATTGATACGAAGTTGTTCCCAGATCGAGACGTACGAAGGACCGGGGAACACGAACACCTGCTTGATCCTTGGGCGAATCCTTCACCTCCCATTGGACCAATTCGAAAATGATGACAGAACTGCCACTGACTGCATGGCCTTGTACGAAACACCGTTAGACTCTGTCGCGGCGGCGTGTGTCATTGCAGAAATAAAAGGGGAATTGGGATCTACGGGTGCAGATCCCTCTGTCCAGGCATCGTTCTCCTTCGCCAGGTTCTACTGCCAGCCGCAG CGAGATCCTATCACTGATCACTCCAACTGTCCAACGTTCATCCTTGGCATTGCAGGTCCTTGGTTGGTCATCATGGGGGGTATTCTGACAACTCGACCGATCATCCAACGGTTATCCGACTACATGTGGCTGGGGAACAGTCGTGTACTGGATGAGGACCAAGTGAGAAGGGTTGCTCGTAACCTTTACGCTCTTCGAAGGGCCACAAACGCCCTTGAGGAGTATTGGGACTCTTTCGTAAGGCCGTGCCATGTCAAAGGATGCGAACACCCTCGgttcttcccctcctttgACAGCTTCACTGACATCCATACCCATACCCACGAGACTGTCAAGTTTGCCTATGTGAAAGCATTGGAGGAGGGGCCTTCTTGTGTCACGTTCCTCGCCAAGAAGCTTCTTGCTGACAACAACTTGGACTCGGGCGACGGAGACGATCGTAGCAGTCACATAGTTATCAAGTTTGTCCGCCGCTACAACAAAGAAGCGCATGTCATGATGAGCCAGCGAGGATTTGCACCCAAGTTACTTGGTTATCGTCCATTGGGAGAAGAAAATCCCGGATATGGCGATTTGGTGCTATTAGCCATGGAGTATGTTAAGGGCGAGACACTCTCCGATCGGTACTGGGGTGATGTGATTCCTGCGCAAGTCAGACAAGGTGTGAAAGAGGCAATTCAAGTCCTTAACGATGCTGGTTATATTTTTGCGGACCTTCGAAGGCCGAACTTGATTTTCCGAGAATGTGATGGGAAGGTACAGTTAATTGATTTTGATTGGGTCTGTCGGGTAGGTGAGGGGATGAGGTATCCCTTTCATTTATCTTATGATCATAGGACAAGGTCGGGGGCAAGGGATAATGATGTTATTACTTTGGAACATCAGGAGACAATGTTAGAGGAACTCTGA
- a CDS encoding uncharacterized protein (antiSMASH:Cluster_3.4), producing MLVPFDIIPSASPVFVLATSVGLLGGSIILIVFFFFTVTALKAHREQSILPKGLPFLGKKNEFLASIRANARGASDSFRLFTEAYEKYSTKGLVSVVPTWTKGPQVLVPTALINWLAHEPEHVMNARDCTFEDMQFAYTTAHPEIMNNDMLDLMIKRELTRHVGNLNDKIVNEVSLAMGEMFGTGDLSESGQGEWREVGIWDSSMRLVVKAANSVFVGSDLCRNEEYTQACMSWVWDVATSSAVMHMFPKFLKPHVSKLVTYKNRRDARVSIKHTLPLVEERIANMTRAQNDKSFEYEAPNDLITWMVKESFKRTSESETSAYSLAYRILLLNFAAVITSTIASANFILDIMSTDPSENVVELLREEAERVYREHDGVWSKAAVAKLVRLDSALRESGRYSCVGGSAITRRVWTDDGVVLPIDGKEGEGSGLWVPKGATVGVAQHQIHFDEKYYGPTVAKFDPFRFSRPKEQGISTTNEDMVTTSTHYLTFSHGVHACPGRFFAANELKLIMVNILLNYEIQSMPTRPPNEALGDVKIPSRKRTMMIRKRARVMDV from the exons ATGCTGGTACCATTCGATATCATTCCCTCAGCTTCGCCTGTTTTCGTTTTAGCAACTTCCGTTGGCCTCCTGGGGGGGtccatcatcctcatcgtctttttcttcttcaccgtCACAGCTCTCAAAGCGCATCGAGAACAGTCTATCTTACCAAAGGGACTCCCATTCCTTGGAAAGAAGAACGAATTTCTGGCTTCCATCCGGGCTAACGCGCGTGGAGCAAGCGATTCTTTCAGATTGTTTACGGAGGCTTACGAAAAG TATTCGACCAAGGGTTTGGTGTCTGTAGTCCCGACATGGACGAAAGGCCCTCAAGTACTCGTCCCCACCGCTCTGATCAACTGGCTCGCCCACGAACCCGAGCACGTCATGAACGCTAGAGACTGTACCTTCGAGGACATGCAATTTGCCTATACTACGGCGCATCCAGAGATCATGAACAACGATATGCTGGACCTGATGATCAAACGGGAGTTAACGCGCCACGTCGGGAATCTCAATGACAAGATCGTCAACGAGGTCTCCTTGGCCATGGGAGAGATGTTCGGCACCGGCGACTTATCGGAAAGTGGCCAAGGGGAATGGAGGGAAGTCGGTATCTGGGATAGCTCGATGCGACTTGTGGTGAAGGCTGCTAACAGTGTTTTCGTCGGTTCTGATCTTT GCCGAAACGAAGAATACACGCAAGCCTGCATGTCCTGGGTTTGGGACGTTGCCACAAGTAGTGCGGTGATGCACATGTTCCCCAAGTTCCTAAAACC GCATGTTTCCAAGCTCGTAACGTACAAGAACCGTCGCGATGCCAGAGTCAGCATAAAGCATACTCTCCCACTTGTTGAAGAACGTATCGCAAACATGACCCGGGCTCAAAATGACAAGTCCTTCGAGTATGAGGCACCG AATGATCTGATCACTTGGATGGTGAAAGAATCTTTCAAACGTACCTCCGAAAGCGAGACCTCGGCGTACTCTCTCGCCTACCGTATCCTTCTCCTCAACTTTGCTGCTGTCATCACCTCTACCATCGCCTCCGCCAACTTCATCCTCGATATCATGTCCACAGATCCATCGGAAAACGTCGTCGAACTGCTTCGTGAGGAAGCCGAACGCGTATACAGAGAACACGATGGTGTCTGGTCCAAGGCTGCTGTTGCCAAGCTCGTCAGGCTCGACAGTGCTCTACGAGAATCCGGAAGATATTCCTGTGTCGGAGGATCCGCCATTACACGACGAGTTTGGACAGACGACGGTGTGGTCTTGCCTATCgatgggaaggaaggagagggCAGCGGTCTCTGGGTGCCCAAGGGAGCAACTGTTGGTGTTGCACAACACCAGATTCACTTCGATGAGAAGTACTACGGGCCGACTGTCGCCAAATTTGACCCCTTTAGGTTCTCGAGACCTAAGGAACAGGGTATTTCGACGACGAACGAAGATATGGTTACCACCTCGACGCATTACTTGACGTTCTCGCACGGTGTCCATGCCTG CCCTGGTCGATTCTTCGCCGCGAACGAGTTGAAATTGATTATGGTGAACATCTTGTTGAATTACGAGATCCAATCAATGCCCACGCGTCCACCAAATGAAGCTTTGGGAGATGTGAAGATTCCTTCAAGGAAACGGACGATGATGATTCGGAAAAGGGCAAGAGTTATGGATGTTTGA
- a CDS encoding uncharacterized protein (antiSMASH:Cluster_3.4) yields the protein MFTPPPSPLPSPEKERDPMDAAGAALLGAKSEQSEKGDGESERSSQALRTLEWEQSRAVKRRKARFRTITATVLVPFITLVLVFSKMRSLHWSTSSDTNALDDNNDRDSILRPHLDPIYHLNPHVPNSPLNHIPRRGHGLWERDNSDVTTASSVTLTGTALQTGSASKTTSDGASETVSAPQVIPTVPSTPPPLPTPFPQPFDSDLGQNFSTQSCYDFLLNMTNTQPFRSCRPFGMLVAGSEGFADASTSLTTLNSVVWGTCNTNIPYAECIDNVNGFSEGLQSSCAKELAERNTRVMNVLGALQSYPLYHHLGCLTDPVSNIYCYVSAVHNNNPSDVYLYGAGLGSQFPSAGKATPSCSACSRQILAIYAGAAANGTGIDKALLGETALTELQSAFPAAAKIWADTCGSSFAQATVAASNTGVGNRALISQFSVSAFVGLAVIWIVGA from the exons ATGTTTACGCCACCACCATCGCCGTTACCTTCTccggagaaggagagggatCCTATGGACGCTGCAGGTGCCGCACTACTAGGTGCTAAATCAGAGCAGTCGGAGAAGGGAGATGGAGAGTCGGAACGCTCGTCGCAAGCATTAAGGACGCTTGAATGGGAGCAATCCCGGGCAGTGAAAAGGCGTAAAGCCCGTTTCCGAACGATAACTGCTACTGTTCTCGTCCCATTCATCACGCTGGTTCTCGTTTTCTCCAAGATGAGATCATTACACTGGTCGACATCATCCGACACGAATGCCTTAGACGACAACAACGACAGAGACTCCATATTACGCCCTCATCTAGACCCGATCTACCACCTTAATCCACACGTTCCCAATTCCCCCTTGAACCATATACCTCGTCGAGGCCATGGGCTTTGGGAAAGGGATAATTCAGACGTTACCACCGCTTCTTCAGTTACTCTTACGGGTACCGCTTTGCAAACGGGAAGTGCTAGCAAGACGACATCCGATGGCGCGTCTGAGACCGTATCCGCACCTCAAGTGATACCTACTGTGCCAA GCACGCCACCACCTCTTCCGACACCTTTCCCGCAACCCTTCGATTCGGACTTGGGGCAAAATTTCTCTACTCAGAGCTGTTACGATTTCCTTCTCAACATGACGAACACGCAGCCGTTTCGGAGTTGCAGGCCTTTTGGGATGTTGGTTGCTGGGAGTGAGGGATTTGCGGATGCCTCGACTTCACTCACAACCCTCAACTCGGTTGTGTGGGGGACATGTAACACGAATATTCCCTACGCAGAATGTATTGACAATGTCAATGG GTTCTCTGAAGGTTTACAAAGCTCCTGTGCGAAGGAACTGGCGGAAAGAAATACGAGGGTGATGAATGTTCTGGGAG CTCTCCAATCCTACCCACTTTACCACCACCTTGGATGTCTTACCGATCCAGTCTCAAACATCTATTGCTACGTTAGCGCTGTGCACAATAATAATCCGTCAGACGTTTATCTGTATGGTGCTGGATTGGGCTCGCAGTTCCCGAGTGCGGGAAAGGCAACTCCGAGTTGTAGTGCGTGTAGCAGACAGATTTTGGCTATTTATGCCGGGGCGGCTGCGAATGGAACTGGGATCGATAAAG CTCTCCTCGGCGAAACGGCCCTCACCGAACTTCAAAGCGCTTTCCCCGCTGCAGCCAAAATATGGGCAGACACGTGCGGAAGCAGCTTCGCTCAGGCTACTGTCGCAGCTTCCAATACTGGTGTAGGGAATCGAGCGCTGATATCGCAGTTTTCGGTTTCTGCGTTTGTTGGTCTGGCGGTGATTTGGATTGTGGGTGCTTGA